From Bufo gargarizans isolate SCDJY-AF-19 chromosome 10, ASM1485885v1, whole genome shotgun sequence, the proteins below share one genomic window:
- the LOC122921055 gene encoding carbohydrate sulfotransferase 6-like — translation MPRIRVMTSVIAVVIFLQIIFLVHLHQRPSVNLPTKGEPKKVHLLILSTWRSGSSLLGQFFSQHPDVFYLMEPAWHVWKSLPHYSAHVLHMSVRDMVRSVFNCDMSVFDTYMKSEKNISALFQWYSSKALCAPPACHSFSRYNITNETACKKLCGNDSFIKIEETCDKYTHIVVKEVRFFDITVLYPLLKDRSLNLKILHLVRDPRAVGKSRGQAPRALAGDNGIVLDTNGTKINDTNYEVLKKICESHINMYKEASYKPPTFLKGKYMLVRYEDLVRNPLKKVEELYKFADLQLTDQLAQWIYNITHGAGPAKRKEAFETTTRNAYNVSVAWRGVLPFEKVRQIQDVCKEAFTIFKYQFMNSEAEQQDMSRDFILPMKIH, via the coding sequence ATGCCCAGGATAAGGGTTATGACCTCTGTCATTGCAGTAGTGATATTTCTTCAAATCATTTTCCTGGTTCATTTACACCAAAGACCAAGTGTTAATTTGCCAACCAAAGGAGAACCAAAGAAGGTTCATCTTCTCATTCTTTCCACCTGGAGGTCAGGATCATCTCTTTTAGGTCAGTTCTTCAGCCAGCACCCTGATGTCTTCTACTTGATGGAGCCAGCTTGGCACGTGTGGAAGTCCTTACCGCACTACAGCGCCCACGTTCTTCATATGTCGGTGAGAGACATGGTCCGCTCGGTGTTTAACTGTGACATGTCCGTGTTTGATACGTACATGAAAAGTGAGAAGAATATTTCAGCCTTGTTCCAGTGGTATTCCAGTAAGGCTCTCTGTGCACCCCCTGCATGCCATTCATTTTCTCGTTACAACATCACAAATGAGACAGCTTGTAAGAAACTGTGTGGAAATGATTCATTTATTAAAATTGAAGAGACATGTGACAAGTATACCCATATAGTTGTCAAAGAGGTTCGATTTTTTGACATCACAGTACTGTATCCTCTTCTCAAAGACCGTTCCTTAAATCTGAAAATCCTCCACTTGGTACGTGACCCCCGAGCTGTTGGGAAGTCCCGTGGACAGGCTCCCAGAGCTCTTGCTGGTGACAACGGCATCGTCCTCGACACAAACGGCACAAAAATAAACGATACGAATTATGAAGTCTTAAAAAAAATCTGCGAGAGTCACATTAACATGTACAAGGAGGCTAGCTACAAACCTCCAACGTTCCTAAAAGGAAAATACATGTTGGTCCGGTATGAAGATTTGGTGCGAAATCCATTAAAGAAAGTGGAAGAGCTGTATAAATTTGCCGATTTACAACTGACTGATCAGCTTGCTCAATGGATCTATAATATAACTCACGGAGCTGGACCGGCCAAGAGAAAGGAAGCCTTTGAAACCACTACAAGAAATGCATATAATGTATCTGTAGCCTGGAGAGGCGTTCTTCCCTTTGAGAAAGTCCGACAGATACAGGACGTATGCAAGGAAGCCTTTACCATCTTTAAATACCAGTTTATGAATTCGGAGGCAGAACAGCAGGATATGTCAAGGGATTTTATACTGCCaatgaaaatacattaa